One Hemitrygon akajei chromosome 14, sHemAka1.3, whole genome shotgun sequence genomic window, catgccattaTCTGTCTTCTAGTATTTGAAAAGTTGCTTTCTTTTCTTTGTTCCAGTTGATGAAGGTGAAGAGGAAGTCCAGGTGAACCAAGAGAAGCCTGCGGTGAAGGAGCCAAACACCCTTTCTCCCTTGCAGTTAACAAAGCAAAGGAGCTTTGAGAGGAATTCTCCCGAATCTGCACTAGAGCCCGTACAAGCGTACTGCAGTCATACAAAGCCACCAGGGTCGGTGCCAACCCCGATGGTCATCGCGCAGAAGATTGCCGAGAAGAGTGTGGGAAACGGGATCCCGTGGCCCACGCCTCAGACCGAGAGGAAGCCGTTGACCCAGGAGAAGGAGCAAGCAAGTACAAGCTCGCTCACTGAAGGTCAGGCGCTCCCGTACAAAAACATCAAAGTCCAGAGGTTCCCGTCCAACATTAGCATCTCTGTGCCGAACAAGGAGTACAACAACACCATCTCTAAGGCGGCGGTCAAAGTGCAAGAACGCAAAGCTCAAGTGCTGGCAAACCTTGGCGGCACCAGCCTTCTTGCCGCAGAGTCAGAGCCAAGTCAACTTCGGGGCTTAGTCAACAGCCCCAGAAGGAGCAGGTCTCTGAAGCATCCCGTGTCCAATGAACCGGCGGGCATGGCAGCGCCAAAGCTGGGCTCAGTCAACGAATCGCCGGACGAAGTCGATTCGGGGCTACTGAATGGCTACAGACCAAAGGTCAGGGGCTCTGGCTCGAGCCAGTCCATGATGGTCCCCGCTGTGTCCAAAGGCACTCACCCGGCCGGCCTCACCCTGAAATCTGCCTCCCTGCCATCCGGAACCACGGACTCTGCCCCCCGGACTGACTTACCTGACTCTCCAGTGGTGCGCAGAGCAAGCTCTTTCCAGCAGCCATCGGGATTCCGGACACCGGGGATTACTGTCCAGTTCTCAGGCCGCAATTCCAATGATGAATCCCGTAGAGAAGCACTGCGCAGGTTGGGTATTTTGAGGCTTAGCAAGGATCAATGACACCCTGACTGATCTTTTCTGGGAATATTTATaatgctctttttaaaaaaaaaaataaataaataaataaattcaggaATAAGGATGCAGGCTCTTTCTACGCTGCCTCTGGATTGAACCAAAAGGATTTCCACAGAAAATTGTTGGGGTGTGAACTTGCATTCGATTGCCTGGGAATGCGAGATGGGGAAGGCACTATTTAACCGGATACGTGTGTCCAGAAAAAAAGGTACCTGCGTGATCAACATCCATCAGATATTCTCAAGAATCCCAGCAAACCCAGGCCAGTCTTGGCATGAGCCCACAGGAAACAAATTAACCCAGTGAAACATATGAAGCCTCACTTTTCTCCAGAGTTCTggatgctgaggggagatctaattgaagtttataagattatgagagacatagagttGACAATATATTTTTCCAAGGACTGTAATGCCTCATACtaaaggacatgcatttaaggtgaaagggggtaaTTTCAGAAGAGATGTGAGTGGCAAGGTTTTGACACTGAGTGTGGTAGGTacttggaatacactgcctgggggcaatggtagaggcagaaacatcagAGTATTTTAAAAGACGTTtagatgaatgtgaggaaaatggaaggatatagacaatgtgtaggcagaagggattggttaaGTTAGCCAGTAACttactaatttaattgttttggcacaaccttgtgggctgaagggcctgttcctgtgctgtactgatctcTGTTCTAGGCTCTCACCCAAGCTATGCAATGTTCATTCCTTTAGTTTGGACTATGCAGCATGTCAAGTTGGGTAACGTTGGGACTCCTGGGTTACTGACTCTGAGAAAAGCTTTCTCAAACCTTTTCATAAAATTCCCTGTGACGATAGGTTGAGCGAGcaagtggaggatgagaggtgacttccaTGCCTCCatcaagataataagaggcatagattgagcaaacagccagagacattttcc contains:
- the LOC140738761 gene encoding proline and serine-rich protein 2-like; this encodes MPVESLYAEMDFDVSPIARLNGIERMANGDSSFSSTSRNSNSDDEFMSYLSREEQECILFFENTLDSLNDDFEDYSSNSSPRVKDPITLQRSYSENEEIIDLVATKSQPVEFIPKYDNVFPVDEGEEEVQVNQEKPAVKEPNTLSPLQLTKQRSFERNSPESALEPVQAYCSHTKPPGSVPTPMVIAQKIAEKSVGNGIPWPTPQTERKPLTQEKEQASTSSLTEGQALPYKNIKVQRFPSNISISVPNKEYNNTISKAAVKVQERKAQVLANLGGTSLLAAESEPSQLRGLVNSPRRSRSLKHPVSNEPAGMAAPKLGSVNESPDEVDSGLLNGYRPKVRGSGSSQSMMVPAVSKGTHPAGLTLKSASLPSGTTDSAPRTDLPDSPVVRRASSFQQPSGFRTPGITVQFSGRNSNDESRREALRRLGILRLSKDQ